One segment of Yersinia kristensenii DNA contains the following:
- the nusA gene encoding transcription termination factor NusA — MNKEILAVVEAVSNEKSLPREKIFEALETALATATKKKYEQEIEVRVSIDRKTGDFDTFRRWVAVDEVTMPTREITLDAAQYEDPSIQLGDYVEDQIESVTFDRITTQTAKQVIVQKVREAERAMVVEQFRQYLGEIVTGTVKKVNRDSIALDLGHNAEAVINREDMLPRENFRPGDRIRGVLYDVRPEARGAQLFVSRSRPEMLIELFRIEVPEIGEELIEIKAAARDPGSRAKIAVKTNDKRIDPVGACVGMRGARVQAVSSELGGERIDIVLWDDNPAQFVINAMAPADVASIVVDEDKHTMDVAVEASNLAQAIGRNGQNVRLAAQLSGWELNVMTADDLQAKHQAEAHAAIDTFTKYLDIDEDFATILVEEGFSSLEELAYVPMKELLEIDGLDEDTVEALRDRAKAALTTLALAQEESLGDQKPADDLLNLAGLERSMAFKLAARGVCTLEDLAEQGIDDLADIEGLSDEQAGELIMAARNICWFGDNA, encoded by the coding sequence ATGAACAAAGAGATTCTGGCTGTTGTAGAAGCAGTTTCCAATGAGAAATCCCTTCCGCGCGAGAAGATTTTTGAGGCGTTGGAAACCGCTCTAGCGACAGCGACCAAGAAAAAATACGAACAAGAAATTGAAGTTCGCGTCAGCATCGACCGTAAAACCGGTGATTTCGACACTTTCCGTCGTTGGGTTGCCGTTGACGAAGTCACGATGCCAACCCGCGAAATTACGTTAGATGCGGCTCAATATGAAGATCCATCGATCCAGTTGGGCGATTATGTTGAAGATCAGATTGAATCTGTCACTTTTGACCGCATCACAACCCAAACAGCCAAGCAAGTTATCGTACAGAAAGTGCGTGAAGCTGAACGGGCTATGGTGGTTGAACAATTCCGCCAGTATTTAGGTGAGATTGTTACCGGTACGGTTAAGAAAGTTAATCGCGATAGTATTGCACTGGATCTGGGTCATAATGCCGAAGCGGTTATTAACCGCGAAGACATGCTACCGCGTGAAAACTTCCGCCCAGGCGACCGTATCCGTGGTGTTTTGTACGATGTGCGTCCAGAAGCTCGCGGTGCTCAGCTGTTTGTCAGCCGTTCACGCCCTGAGATGCTGATCGAACTGTTCCGCATTGAAGTGCCAGAAATCGGCGAAGAATTGATCGAAATTAAAGCCGCTGCCCGTGATCCGGGTTCGCGTGCTAAAATTGCGGTTAAAACCAACGACAAACGTATCGACCCGGTCGGTGCTTGTGTCGGTATGCGTGGTGCCCGTGTTCAAGCTGTTTCTAGCGAACTTGGCGGCGAGCGCATTGATATTGTATTGTGGGATGATAATCCAGCCCAGTTTGTTATTAATGCCATGGCACCAGCTGATGTTGCGTCAATTGTGGTCGATGAAGACAAACACACCATGGATGTTGCCGTTGAAGCCAGTAACCTGGCACAGGCAATTGGTCGTAATGGCCAGAATGTGCGTTTAGCGGCACAGCTGAGTGGCTGGGAACTGAACGTAATGACGGCGGACGATCTTCAGGCGAAGCATCAGGCCGAGGCTCATGCCGCTATTGATACCTTCACCAAATATCTTGATATCGACGAGGACTTTGCCACCATCTTGGTAGAGGAAGGTTTCTCTTCTCTGGAAGAATTGGCTTACGTGCCAATGAAAGAACTTCTGGAAATCGATGGTCTTGACGAAGATACGGTTGAAGCGCTGCGTGACCGCGCCAAAGCTGCATTGACCACGCTGGCCCTGGCACAAGAAGAAAGTCTTGGCGACCAAAAACCCGCTGATGATCTGCTGAATCTGGCTGGTCTGGAACGTAGCATGGCATTTAAATTGGCTGCGCGCGGTGTGTGTACGCTGGAAGATCTTGCCGAGCAGGGTATCGATGATCTGGCAGATATTGAAGGGCTTAGCGATGAGCAAGCCGGCGAGCTGATAATGGCTGCACGTAATATCTGTTGGTTTGGCGATAACGCGTAA
- the rimP gene encoding ribosome maturation factor RimP, with translation MSTLEQKLTEIISAPVEALGYELVGIEFIRGRQSTLRIYIDSDDGITVDACADVSHQVSAVLDVEDPITVAYNLEVSSPGLERPMFTAEHYTRYLGEEVTLVLRMAMQNRRKWQGIIKAVDGEMITVTVDGKDEVFALSNIQKANLVPHF, from the coding sequence TTGTCCACATTAGAACAAAAGTTAACAGAGATAATTTCAGCACCGGTAGAGGCCTTAGGCTATGAATTAGTCGGCATCGAGTTCATCCGGGGGCGCCAATCGACGCTACGAATCTATATTGATAGTGACGACGGAATCACTGTTGATGCTTGTGCTGATGTCAGCCACCAGGTCAGCGCTGTCTTGGATGTCGAAGATCCCATTACGGTCGCTTACAACTTAGAAGTTTCCTCTCCGGGCCTTGAACGCCCAATGTTCACTGCTGAACACTATACTCGTTACCTTGGTGAAGAAGTTACTTTGGTGTTGCGTATGGCTATGCAGAACCGCCGTAAATGGCAGGGCATTATCAAAGCCGTTGATGGTGAAATGATCACGGTTACTGTGGATGGAAAAGATGAAGTGTTCGCGCTGAGCAACATCCAGAAAGCGAACCTGGTACCCCACTTTTAA
- the secG gene encoding preprotein translocase subunit SecG: MYEALLVIFLLISIGLVALIMLQQGKGADMGASFGAGASATLFGSNGSGNFMTRMTAVLAALFFVISLILGNMSTNQGNKGSEWENLGQPAKAEQTTAPVAPTKPSSDIPQ; the protein is encoded by the coding sequence ATGTACGAAGCTCTTCTGGTTATTTTCTTGCTGATTTCGATTGGGCTAGTTGCTCTGATCATGTTGCAGCAAGGTAAAGGCGCGGATATGGGAGCCTCATTCGGAGCAGGTGCTTCTGCAACTCTGTTCGGTTCGAATGGTTCCGGTAACTTTATGACCCGCATGACGGCTGTATTGGCGGCATTGTTTTTCGTCATCAGCTTGATTTTGGGCAATATGAGCACCAACCAGGGCAATAAAGGCAGCGAGTGGGAAAATCTGGGTCAGCCAGCAAAAGCTGAGCAGACTACAGCACCCGTAGCGCCGACTAAGCCGAGTAGTGATATCCCGCAGTAA
- the glmM gene encoding phosphoglucosamine mutase, with amino-acid sequence MSNRKYFGTDGIRGKVGDSPITPDFVLKLGWAAGKVLARHGSRKIIIGKDTRISGYMLESALEAGLAAAGLSASFTGPMPTPAVAYLTRTFRAEAGIVISASHNPFYDNGIKFFSIDGTKLPDDVEEAIEAEMEKPLTCVESSELGKANRIVDAAGRYIEFCKGTFPSELSLNELKIVVDCANGATYHIAPSVLRELGATVITIGCEPDGMNINEKCGATDVRLLQERVLAEKAHVGLAFDGDGDRLMMVDHLGNKVDGDQILYIIAREGLRQGQLKGGAVGTLMSNMGLQLALKELGIPFVRAKVGDRYVLEAMQEKGWRIGAENSGHVILLDKTTTGDGIVAGLQVLTAMVRNHMSLHDLCSGMKLLPQILVNVRFSGDHNPLKSEEVEEVTRQVEKELGDRGRVLLRKSGTEPLIRVMVEGDAEEALISEMANRIADAVKAAG; translated from the coding sequence ATGAGTAACCGTAAATACTTTGGTACAGATGGCATTCGCGGCAAAGTGGGTGACAGCCCGATTACGCCAGATTTTGTATTAAAGCTCGGCTGGGCTGCCGGTAAAGTTCTGGCTCGACATGGTTCTCGTAAAATTATCATCGGTAAGGATACGCGCATTTCTGGCTATATGCTGGAATCAGCACTCGAAGCGGGTCTAGCTGCTGCGGGGCTATCAGCCTCATTTACCGGCCCTATGCCAACCCCTGCGGTTGCTTATTTGACGCGAACTTTCCGCGCAGAAGCGGGCATCGTGATTTCGGCATCTCATAACCCTTTCTATGATAATGGCATTAAATTCTTCTCAATCGACGGCACTAAATTGCCTGATGATGTGGAAGAGGCGATTGAAGCCGAGATGGAAAAACCATTAACTTGCGTAGAATCTTCGGAACTGGGTAAAGCCAACCGTATCGTGGATGCTGCGGGCCGTTACATTGAGTTTTGCAAAGGGACCTTCCCGAGCGAACTCAGCTTGAATGAGCTGAAAATTGTGGTCGATTGCGCTAATGGCGCAACTTATCACATAGCGCCAAGCGTATTGCGCGAGCTAGGTGCAACCGTTATTACCATCGGCTGTGAGCCTGATGGGATGAACATTAACGAAAAATGTGGTGCGACTGATGTCCGTCTGCTGCAAGAACGTGTTCTTGCTGAAAAAGCGCATGTTGGGCTGGCATTTGACGGCGACGGTGACCGGCTGATGATGGTCGATCATTTGGGTAATAAGGTTGATGGCGACCAGATCCTCTATATCATTGCTCGTGAAGGTTTACGTCAAGGCCAGTTGAAAGGCGGTGCTGTCGGCACTCTGATGAGCAATATGGGGCTGCAACTGGCATTGAAAGAGCTGGGTATTCCATTTGTTCGCGCTAAAGTCGGCGACCGCTACGTGCTGGAAGCTATGCAGGAAAAAGGCTGGAGGATTGGTGCTGAAAACTCAGGCCACGTGATCCTGTTGGATAAAACCACCACTGGTGATGGTATTGTAGCTGGTTTGCAGGTGCTGACTGCGATGGTGCGTAACCATATGAGCTTGCATGATTTATGTAGTGGTATGAAATTATTGCCACAAATCTTGGTCAACGTGCGTTTCTCTGGTGATCACAATCCTCTGAAATCAGAGGAAGTTGAAGAAGTTACTCGCCAAGTTGAAAAAGAGCTGGGTGATCGTGGCCGAGTTCTGTTGCGTAAGTCAGGTACTGAGCCCTTAATCCGAGTGATGGTTGAAGGTGATGCTGAAGAAGCACTGATTTCTGAAATGGCGAATCGAATTGCCGATGCGGTAAAAGCGGCAGGTTAA
- the folP gene encoding dihydropteroate synthase, whose amino-acid sequence MHLTARGLKLDLTRPQVMGILNVTPDSFSDGGHHNNLDKALQHAQLMLSAGATLIDIGGESTRPGADEVSEQEELDRVVPVVEALAKRFDVWLSVDTSKAAVITESARVGAHLINDIRSLQEPGALEAAAKTGLPVCLMHMQGQPQSMQQSPHYDDLMTDINQFFKHHIGRCVAGGIAKSKLLLDPGFGFGKNLAHNYQLLARLAELHHFELPLLVGMSRKSMVGQLLNVPPQQRVIGSVACAVIAAMQGAQIVRVHDVKETVEAMRIVEATLSAKG is encoded by the coding sequence ATGCATTTAACGGCTAGAGGTCTGAAGTTGGATCTCACTCGCCCACAGGTTATGGGTATCCTGAATGTCACACCAGATTCATTTTCGGATGGTGGGCATCACAATAATCTTGATAAAGCATTGCAACACGCTCAACTGATGTTATCAGCGGGGGCTACACTAATTGATATTGGTGGTGAGTCCACTCGTCCCGGTGCAGATGAAGTCAGTGAGCAAGAAGAGCTTGATCGGGTCGTGCCTGTCGTGGAAGCATTGGCGAAACGTTTTGATGTTTGGTTATCGGTAGATACATCCAAAGCGGCGGTAATCACTGAGTCAGCTCGTGTCGGTGCTCACCTAATCAATGATATTCGTTCGTTGCAAGAACCCGGTGCGCTTGAAGCGGCGGCAAAAACCGGCTTGCCGGTGTGCCTGATGCATATGCAAGGGCAGCCACAAAGTATGCAGCAGTCCCCCCATTACGATGATCTTATGACTGATATAAATCAGTTTTTTAAGCACCATATTGGCCGTTGTGTTGCGGGCGGTATCGCAAAAAGTAAATTGTTACTCGACCCAGGCTTCGGTTTCGGTAAAAATCTGGCGCATAATTATCAGCTACTGGCACGGTTGGCCGAACTTCACCATTTTGAACTGCCATTATTGGTCGGAATGTCACGAAAATCTATGGTTGGGCAGCTATTAAATGTCCCGCCACAACAACGGGTTATCGGGAGTGTCGCTTGCGCGGTCATTGCTGCAATGCAAGGCGCGCAGATTGTCAGGGTGCATGATGTAAAAGAAACTGTCGAGGCGATGCGTATCGTCGAGGCAACACTTTCAGCGAAGGGATAA
- the ftsH gene encoding ATP-dependent zinc metalloprotease FtsH: protein MAKNLILWLVIAVVLMSVFQSFGPSESNGRRVDYSTFMSDVTQDQVREARINGREINVSKKDNSKYTTFIPVNDPKLLDVLLTKNVKVVGEPPEEPSLLASIFISWFPMLLLIGVWIFFMRQMQGGGGKGAMSFGKSKARMLTEDQIKTSFADVAGCDEAKEEVSELVEYLREPSRFQKLGGKIPKGVLMVGPPGTGKTLLAKAIAGEAKVPFFTISGSDFVEMFVGVGASRVRDMFEQAKKAAPCIIFIDEIDAVGRQRGAGLGGGHDEREQTLNQMLVEMDGFEGNEGIIVIAATNRPDVLDPALLRPGRFDRQVVVGLPDVRGREQILKVHMRRVPLDTDIDASVIARGTPGFSGADLANLVNEAALFAARGNKRVVSMSEFEKAKDKIMMGAERRSMVMTEAQKESTAYHEAGHAIIGRLVPEHDPVHKVTIIPRGRALGVTFFLPEGDAISASRQKLESQISTLYGGRLAEEIIYGPEKVSTGASNDIKVATSIARNMVTQWGFSEKLGPLLYAEEEGEVFLGRSVAKAKHMSDETARIIDQEVKLLVERNYQRARTLLMENMDVLHTMKDALMKYETIDAPQIDDLMNRKEVRPPAGWDDVTKNKSSDNDSTPKAPTPVDEPHTPTPGNTMSEQLGDK from the coding sequence ATGGCGAAAAACCTAATTCTCTGGTTAGTTATTGCAGTCGTATTGATGTCTGTATTCCAGAGCTTTGGACCCAGCGAATCGAATGGTCGTAGAGTGGATTACTCTACTTTCATGTCCGACGTAACCCAAGATCAGGTTCGTGAAGCACGTATCAATGGACGTGAAATTAACGTCAGTAAGAAAGATAACAGCAAATATACGACTTTCATTCCGGTCAACGATCCAAAGCTGTTAGATGTCTTATTGACTAAAAATGTGAAAGTTGTTGGTGAGCCACCGGAAGAACCGAGCTTGCTGGCATCTATCTTTATTTCTTGGTTCCCAATGCTGTTGCTGATTGGGGTCTGGATCTTCTTTATGCGTCAAATGCAGGGCGGCGGCGGCAAAGGGGCAATGTCCTTTGGCAAGAGCAAGGCCCGAATGCTGACAGAAGATCAGATAAAAACTTCTTTTGCTGATGTGGCCGGTTGTGACGAAGCAAAAGAAGAAGTCAGTGAATTGGTTGAATATCTACGTGAGCCAAGCCGTTTCCAGAAATTGGGCGGTAAAATTCCGAAAGGCGTTTTGATGGTTGGCCCTCCGGGGACGGGTAAAACCTTGCTGGCGAAAGCCATTGCAGGTGAAGCTAAAGTGCCATTTTTCACCATTTCGGGTTCTGACTTCGTAGAAATGTTTGTTGGTGTGGGTGCATCCCGTGTCCGTGACATGTTTGAACAGGCTAAGAAAGCCGCGCCTTGTATCATCTTTATTGATGAAATTGATGCGGTAGGCCGTCAACGTGGTGCAGGTCTGGGCGGTGGTCACGACGAACGTGAACAGACTCTGAACCAAATGCTGGTTGAGATGGATGGTTTTGAAGGCAATGAAGGCATCATCGTCATTGCGGCAACTAACCGTCCAGACGTTCTTGACCCAGCGTTGCTGCGTCCAGGCCGTTTTGACCGCCAGGTTGTGGTGGGTTTACCGGATGTCCGTGGTCGTGAGCAGATTTTAAAAGTCCATATGCGCCGTGTGCCATTAGATACCGATATTGATGCTTCCGTCATCGCTCGTGGTACACCAGGCTTCTCTGGTGCTGACCTGGCTAACTTGGTCAACGAAGCTGCACTGTTTGCCGCTCGCGGTAACAAACGTGTTGTTTCAATGTCTGAGTTCGAGAAAGCGAAAGACAAAATTATGATGGGTGCGGAACGCCGCTCCATGGTAATGACAGAAGCGCAGAAAGAATCGACGGCATACCATGAAGCAGGGCATGCGATTATTGGTCGCTTGGTACCTGAGCATGATCCAGTACATAAAGTGACCATTATCCCGCGTGGTCGTGCGTTGGGTGTGACATTCTTCCTGCCGGAAGGTGATGCAATCAGTGCCAGCCGCCAGAAACTGGAAAGCCAGATCTCGACTTTGTATGGTGGTCGTCTTGCTGAAGAAATCATTTATGGCCCGGAGAAAGTCTCTACCGGTGCATCGAATGATATCAAAGTTGCTACTTCTATCGCGCGTAACATGGTGACACAGTGGGGTTTCTCCGAAAAACTGGGGCCGTTACTGTATGCTGAAGAAGAGGGCGAAGTGTTCCTTGGCCGTTCTGTTGCGAAAGCCAAGCATATGTCCGATGAAACAGCGCGTATTATTGATCAGGAAGTTAAATTACTTGTTGAGCGTAACTATCAGCGTGCACGTACTTTGCTGATGGAAAACATGGATGTTCTGCATACCATGAAAGATGCTTTGATGAAGTATGAAACTATTGATGCGCCACAGATTGATGACTTGATGAATCGCAAAGAAGTTCGCCCGCCTGCGGGTTGGGATGATGTGACCAAAAATAAATCATCTGACAACGATAGTACGCCAAAGGCACCAACGCCGGTTGATGAGCCACATACACCAACGCCGGGCAATACAATGTCAGAGCAGTTGGGCGATAAGTAA
- the rlmE gene encoding 23S rRNA (uridine(2552)-2'-O)-methyltransferase RlmE produces MSNKKRSGSSSRWLQEHFSDKYVIQAQKKGLRSRAWFKLDEIQQNDKLFKPGMTVVDLGAAPGGWSQYVVTQIGGKGRVIACDLLPMDPIVGVDFLQGDFRDELVLKALLERVGDKKVQVVMSDMAPNMSGTPAVDIPKSMYLVELALEMCRDVLAPGGSFLVKVFQGDGFDEYLREIRSLFTKVKIRKPDASRARSREVYIVATGRKL; encoded by the coding sequence ATGTCTAATAAAAAGCGTTCAGGTAGCTCGAGTCGCTGGTTACAAGAACACTTTAGCGATAAATATGTCATTCAGGCACAGAAAAAGGGGCTTCGCTCCCGTGCCTGGTTTAAACTTGATGAAATACAACAAAACGATAAACTTTTTAAACCCGGTATGACAGTCGTCGATTTAGGTGCTGCACCCGGAGGTTGGTCTCAATATGTTGTAACCCAGATCGGCGGTAAAGGGCGAGTCATCGCATGTGATCTTCTACCAATGGATCCTATCGTTGGTGTCGATTTCCTTCAGGGCGACTTTCGTGATGAACTGGTTCTGAAAGCTTTACTTGAGCGCGTTGGGGATAAAAAGGTTCAGGTGGTCATGTCTGATATGGCCCCGAATATGAGTGGTACTCCGGCAGTTGATATACCTAAATCAATGTATCTGGTTGAATTAGCTTTGGAAATGTGTCGTGATGTACTTGCACCAGGCGGAAGTTTCTTGGTGAAAGTGTTCCAGGGAGATGGCTTTGATGAATACCTACGGGAAATTCGCTCCCTGTTTACGAAAGTTAAGATTCGTAAGCCAGACGCTTCTCGTGCGCGATCACGTGAAGTGTACATTGTAGCGACAGGGCGGAAACTGTAG
- the yhbY gene encoding ribosome assembly RNA-binding protein YhbY, translating to MNLNNKQKQHLKSLAHPLKPVVMLGNNGLTEGVLAEIEQTLEHHELIKVKITAEERETKALIADAIVRETGAVNVQIIGNILVLYRPAKERKIILPR from the coding sequence ATGAATCTGAATAACAAACAAAAACAGCACCTGAAAAGCTTGGCCCATCCATTAAAGCCAGTAGTCATGTTAGGCAATAACGGATTAACCGAAGGGGTGCTGGCTGAAATCGAACAAACGCTGGAACATCATGAACTTATTAAGGTGAAGATCACTGCTGAAGAGCGTGAAACCAAAGCCCTAATTGCTGATGCCATCGTACGTGAGACCGGTGCCGTTAACGTCCAAATCATCGGTAATATTTTAGTGCTCTATCGCCCAGCGAAAGAGCGCAAAATTATTTTACCGCGTTAA
- the greA gene encoding transcription elongation factor GreA, whose translation MKQIPMTVNGAEKLREELDFLKGVRRPKIIADIATAREHGDLKENAEYHAAREQQGFCEGRIQEIEAKLSNAQVIDITKMPNNGRVIFGSTVRVLNVVSEEEQQYRIVGDDEADFKQNLISVNSPIARGLIGKEVDDVVVIRTPGGEVEYEILSVDYV comes from the coding sequence ATGAAACAGATTCCGATGACGGTAAATGGCGCAGAAAAATTGCGTGAAGAGCTGGATTTTTTAAAAGGCGTTCGTCGCCCTAAAATTATTGCTGATATCGCGACTGCCCGTGAACATGGCGATTTAAAAGAAAATGCGGAATATCACGCAGCCCGCGAGCAGCAAGGGTTCTGTGAAGGTCGTATTCAAGAAATAGAAGCAAAGCTCTCTAATGCGCAGGTGATTGATATCACCAAAATGCCCAATAATGGCCGCGTTATTTTTGGTTCCACTGTGCGTGTATTAAATGTGGTGTCTGAAGAAGAGCAGCAATACCGGATTGTGGGTGATGATGAAGCTGATTTTAAACAAAATCTTATTTCCGTTAACTCACCTATTGCTCGTGGCCTGATTGGTAAAGAAGTCGATGACGTGGTTGTTATTCGTACTCCAGGTGGCGAAGTAGAATATGAAATTCTTAGCGTAGATTATGTGTAA
- the dacB gene encoding serine-type D-Ala-D-Ala carboxypeptidase, which yields MHFSRIVSGLACAIAINISISNANAAQVENYTQYLPDGANLALVVQKIGATTPAIDYHAQQMALPASTQKVLTALAALLQLGPDFRFNTTLESHATITDGVLRGNLIARFDGDPTLTRQQLRNMVATLRKSGVKQIAGDLIIDTSVFASHDKAPGWPWNDMTQCFSAPPAAAIVDRNCFSVSLYSAPNPGDMAFIRVASYYPVQMFSEVRTLAKGSPDAQYCELDVVPGELNRFTLTGCLTQRSEPLPLAFAVQNGASYAGAILKDELKKADIQIDGSLRRQTTPNPAGTLLAQAQSAPLHDLLKIMLKKSDNMIADTVFRTIGHQRFGVPGTWRAGADAVRQVLRQKAGVDLGNSIVVDGSGLSRHNLISPATMMQALQYIAQHDQELNFISMLPLSGYDGTLRYRGGLHEAGVDGKVSAKTGALQGVYNLAGFITTASGQRMAFVQFLSGYAVPPEDQKNRRAPLVRFESRLYKDIYQNN from the coding sequence ATGCATTTTTCACGAATTGTCAGTGGATTGGCCTGTGCTATTGCGATCAATATCAGCATATCTAATGCCAATGCGGCTCAAGTTGAGAATTACACACAATATCTGCCTGATGGGGCAAATCTTGCGTTAGTCGTACAAAAAATCGGGGCCACCACCCCGGCAATAGACTATCACGCTCAGCAGATGGCATTACCTGCCAGTACGCAAAAGGTTCTGACCGCGTTGGCGGCATTGTTACAACTGGGCCCAGATTTTCGCTTTAATACCACATTGGAAAGCCACGCCACAATCACGGACGGTGTATTACGCGGTAATTTAATTGCCCGTTTTGATGGCGATCCCACCTTAACACGCCAACAGTTGCGTAATATGGTGGCGACACTCAGAAAATCCGGTGTAAAACAAATCGCCGGTGATTTGATTATCGATACATCGGTTTTTGCCAGCCATGACAAAGCCCCTGGTTGGCCGTGGAACGACATGACGCAATGCTTTAGCGCCCCGCCAGCTGCGGCTATTGTCGACCGGAACTGTTTTTCAGTCTCCCTTTATAGCGCACCGAATCCGGGCGATATGGCATTTATCCGAGTCGCATCTTATTACCCGGTGCAGATGTTCAGTGAAGTGCGCACCTTAGCCAAAGGTTCGCCTGATGCACAATATTGCGAATTAGATGTGGTGCCCGGTGAGTTAAACCGATTTACTCTGACGGGCTGCCTAACACAGCGCAGTGAGCCGCTGCCCTTGGCCTTCGCAGTACAAAATGGTGCCAGCTATGCCGGGGCTATTTTGAAGGATGAATTGAAGAAAGCGGATATCCAAATTGATGGCAGCTTGCGCCGCCAAACTACACCTAATCCAGCGGGTACCCTGTTAGCTCAAGCGCAATCAGCGCCGCTACATGACTTGTTGAAAATAATGTTGAAAAAGTCTGACAACATGATTGCGGACACAGTATTTAGAACTATTGGCCATCAGCGGTTTGGAGTGCCAGGTACTTGGCGCGCCGGTGCGGATGCAGTGCGGCAGGTATTACGCCAAAAAGCGGGCGTGGATCTGGGGAACAGTATTGTGGTGGATGGGTCGGGCTTATCCCGCCATAACCTTATTTCACCGGCGACCATGATGCAGGCATTGCAATATATTGCTCAGCATGATCAAGAACTTAACTTTATCTCGATGCTGCCGTTATCAGGCTACGACGGCACATTACGTTATCGTGGTGGGCTGCACGAAGCCGGGGTTGACGGCAAGGTTTCAGCTAAAACAGGTGCTTTGCAAGGCGTGTACAATCTGGCTGGATTTATTACTACCGCCAGTGGGCAGCGTATGGCCTTTGTCCAATTCTTATCCGGTTATGCGGTACCACCTGAAGACCAAAAAAATCGTCGGGCACCATTAGTTCGTTTCGAAAGTCGTCTGTATAAAGATATTTATCAGAACAACTAA
- the pmrA gene encoding two-component system response regulator PmrA translates to MKLLIVEDDELLQRGIAMALTSAGYPCDCAGTAAEAHSLLITSQYSMVILDLGLPDQDGTVLLRQWRREHVTLPVLILTARDALEDRVDGLDAGADDYLIKPFALAELLARVRALIRRYQGQSDNLVQQDDLSLNLSTQQVCLQGQPLEVTPKEFAILSRLIMRAGQTVNRELLQQDLYTWNDDLGSNTLEVHIHNLRRKLGKDRIRTVRGIGYRLEVL, encoded by the coding sequence ATGAAACTATTGATTGTTGAAGATGACGAACTGTTACAACGAGGGATCGCCATGGCGTTGACCAGCGCGGGCTATCCCTGCGACTGCGCGGGTACTGCCGCAGAAGCGCACAGTTTGTTGATCACCAGTCAATACAGTATGGTGATTCTTGACCTCGGTTTACCGGACCAAGATGGTACCGTATTGCTTCGTCAATGGCGGCGCGAGCATGTCACGCTACCGGTGCTTATTCTGACAGCTCGAGATGCACTTGAGGATAGAGTTGATGGGCTGGATGCTGGCGCTGACGATTACTTGATAAAACCTTTCGCACTCGCAGAATTACTGGCCCGTGTTCGAGCGCTGATCCGCCGCTATCAAGGACAAAGTGACAATTTGGTCCAGCAAGATGACCTAAGTCTTAATCTGTCTACCCAACAAGTGTGTTTGCAAGGTCAACCGCTGGAAGTGACTCCCAAAGAGTTTGCGATTCTCTCACGTTTAATTATGCGGGCCGGTCAAACCGTCAATCGTGAGTTGTTACAACAGGATCTCTATACCTGGAATGACGATCTCGGTTCCAACACGTTGGAAGTCCATATTCACAATCTGCGGCGTAAATTAGGTAAAGACAGGATCCGAACCGTCCGAGGTATTGGCTATCGGCTGGAAGTACTGTGA